Below is a genomic region from Henckelia pumila isolate YLH828 chromosome 3, ASM3356847v2, whole genome shotgun sequence.
aaatattcataccGTTTGGTAgtctatattattaatttatgtatataatttatcttatttaatatcacgttcttctcgtcatattatttatccatatattaattatttattttacatcaatcaaatcattaattatttatcttacaatatcaatcaaatcattgaatttaaattactatattaccccttataaataatattattcatattttatttattgttaaaaaaggcaaaatgataatttatcatgtttatataaaatttaatcaatcaaatcaaataaactataatctatcaatcaaatcaaatactatattaaatatcatttcttatttatttttttattacattatattacttatttatatattatttatcttatcatATCTACCAAAAGATACTTATACTATAGTACTAATGTGCGTCATCTTTCTATATATATGACTgacatatgattttttttatttggctGTGATTTTCATGATGATATCTTATTCTCAAGTAATCTCTTTCGATAGGTCAAAACTCAAAAGTGTCCCTAAAATAAGATTATTTCTTATGGTTAAGACTGATCAAGTACTTAAGTTTGATTTGGCTGGTGTGGTAAAGAATATTGGGGCTACAACCACCACgcttaataattaattaaacaaatacattatcgaaagtttttttttagaaatagtTACACGGACACAGAGTTGTCAAAATGGAACAGCGCATACCAACCTCCTGCATGTAGGCCTCCACAACCCATCATCATAACCCGGTTTAGTAATAAATTAGTGGTAGTATTTAACCGTGTCACGTTTGCATTAATTTCAGtcgataaaattaattaaaatataatagcGTGACAAGAGTTATTTCCACGAAGAGGAATGATTTTTTgagctaaaattttaaaacttcaattaaaataaatgatGGGGTTTTCTCAAGATAAAATCctgacaaaaaaataatattaaatccCATCAAAACTATTAATTATCatgcaaaataaaaattcaaattaaaattaatgaaTGAAAACTTATCCTTTTTTCGGTCGACTCCACAATGAAATTTATTGACTCAATCAATGATGCAATAATATCAATTTGTATTCAAGTATTTAAGAAATTCAAGTCCTACCTTGCCTTATGATTAGTTAAAATTGTTAAATAGTAAACAAACGACTTAATTAGTTCAACTCTTATATTAACTAAACAATCTCATGCACGCGATAAAAGATTTCATTTAATGATAGCATTAAAAACTAGCAAGAGAGATATATGAAGCTAAACAACAgtacaacacaaacacaaaaagtTGCATTTAACCTAGTACTCAATTGCTTTCCCCAAGAATTGATAAATTCAAAAGTAGAAAACCATTAAAATCTTATGTTTGGCAAATGAGCTAGAGAAATCAAAATAATTATcgatttgatatctaatttaatTTAGGAGTGTATTATACATAGCAatcaaatgaataatcaataataatgaaaaatagaaaaaataattgacattcaaatataaattaatcaAGATAATGCAAACCTTAAAAGTTAAATCTCACTAGTCAATAAAATTCCAAGCctcaataaaaaattaaagtttaaccacaaaaataaaaaataaaaaaaccataAAATCTAGCAAGAAAATTAAAGTGAGAAAGTAAAACAGAAAGTAAACAAACTGACAAATGTAGGCGCCAATTAGTGAAATACGTGCAAAAGTCTTGCAAAGCAAAGTAATTAAAAGTCACCTCCCAAGAAATATTTTCCGTTTCTTTGGTATTTTCTTCTCCCCGGCCCGAGGCTTACGAAAATCCCGTATATTCCAGCCTTggttttttatttcaaattctaGTCTTTTATATTTTCTTCTCCAAATTATTTCCATGTCTTTTTATATTTTCTTCCTTGAATTCGAAAATCCTCAAACTCACTTGAGAAATAagacaaataatttttcttttctcGTAATTCTTATTTTTCGAGAATTTTATGTAGGTATCTTGTGAAATAAATGATCTTACGAATATTTACTCGTGAGACGCGTCGACCCGATTCATATATAgaggaaaaaattatatttttggcataaaattaaatttacattttttatgGAAAGAATTGAATAGAAGACCAATGTCACAAAATTAATTCATGAAACACTCTCACCAGAATTTCTGTGGAAATTTATAGGCATATTGAATAaggctagctagctagctcttTGATTTATTTCTTGATTTATTTTCCTTAAAATATATATGATAGAATTACTTGAATACTTCAAATTTCAGGAATCACACAACGGTGCATgctttacatagagtcatatactcgtgttttttttttcccgatCAATTTAAACGTGTTATAAAATCAATTTGAACCATTAAAATTCATCGCATCAAAATAAATTagctaaaataaaaatatacataaaaaatatatacacaacaataaacagagacaaataattataataatccTCCAGAGGAAAATCACACGTCCAAAAGACATATAAGGGCCGGGCCAATAAAGATATTAATTTCTAGATTTGATCATTCAGTACAACTAGAACTACCCTGTGGGTGGcgtgacggattttgattgattgatattAGTGGATCCCACATGAGACtcactgattttaaccaattaTGGGTTTACACGCCGCCCACAGGGCGACATGAACAAAACCTTGATTGAGCTTGAGTTGTTCAGCCTAGTGAACTAATATTTCGGGCGAGTTTAATTGATTTCCTCTTGCGCTAGCTCGTGTACCTACAGACGCGGAAAACATATATGATTAAAGGAACAAAATTGGAAATTAAATTTGTCTGCAAGCTCAATTGGATAATTCACTTTACAttgaatttaatataatataatatatcatataaaaattattagtatATATGAATCCAATTTATATATAGTGAGAGTCATATAGAGCTTGACCTCAAACTTCATTTTCCGAGCAATTCACACTTGAAATTTCATGTGTATATTTTTGAATAGTGTGGGAAAAAGTCCAAGAGAATTCCCCACTTGTTTTCACGCGTCTACGAAGTCAAACTTCTTTTTCGATATCCCCACTTTACCCTTATCCTTTACCTTCTTTCCCAAACTTTTCTTTTATATATACACGATCCTGTGTAGgcattttataataatattagtatatatacatcCATTTCGTTCATTCACTCACTTAAAAGAGACTTTTATCCGTCCTTTAAATTTGATCATTTTTTTGTTCTAGCACGAGAGGATACGAATATACAtattaatttgtattttttcaTAGGCGTCGAATTCTTTTGAGTTACTTAATTTGTGGCGGAGGATCACACCGAAAATGGCAGGCGGCGGCGGAGGAAGGACGCTGGAGGAAACGCCGACGTGGGCTGTGGCGGTTGTGTGTTTTGTTCTAGTCACGGTCTCTATTGTCATAGAGCATATTATCCACTTAATAGGAAAGGtgagaattcttgatttttatttttatttttttccccccccataatttatgtttatacatattCGATATTTGCAGTGGTTGAATTCGAAAAACAAGAAGGCTCTGTATGAATCCCTCGAAAAAATCAAATCAGGTATATTATAATTAATCTCAAATTCTTtcgtttaatttattattataactTTGTAATAAGTGACAAATTTATTATTGAATATCATTTTTTGGTGTTATGATCATATTGCAGAGTTGATGCTGCTGGGATTTATATCCCTTCTTTTGACGGCAGGACAAAGTTTAATTTCTGGTATATGTATTTCCAAAGAAGCGGGAGCCACGTGGCACCCATGCAACAAAAAGCAAGAGACAGCCAAGTACCCGTCCTACGTCGTCGGAGATGAAGATCGACGCCGGAAGCTTCTCATGACCCACGGCGGAGGCGGTGACGGCTTGCGACGGATCTTGGCCGCCGGCGCGACTGATAAATGCGCAGCCAAGGCATGTCTATCATCTGTTTCTTTTGTAGAATTATATGTTATCATAAGTTATAAAATGATCATGATTTTGtgtatttttcaaattttgctAATTTTTTTTGACTTCACTACTAATTATCGATCATATATGCATTTGTTTTTCTATGTTTTTGGTTAAAATGTCATATCCCAAGTCACAACACAATTAATGAGGAGATAACAGCTATACTGTTATTAATTGttttaacaaaatatatatGCGCTGAGTATTATTTAAATAGTAGCTTAACTTGTAATTACTAAATTTTTGCAGGGGAAAGTCCCATTTGTGTCCTCGGACGGcattcatcaactgcatattttcatatttgTGTTGGCCTTATTTCATGTGCTTTATTGTATTCTCACATTGGCTTTGGGAAGAGCTAAGGTAACGTAgtactttatttatttatatatatatgcgtaCGCGCGCGTTCCTTGTAATTCATCTTACaagatgaaatttttttttgttgttttagaTGAGGAGTTGGAAAGCATGGGAAAAAGAATCAAGAACGGCAGAGTATCAATTTTCACACGGTAAGGAGATTAAATCTTTAAAGATGTGtaaatttttatggaaattagatTTCAAATTCATCATTATTATGTATCCCTTCATTTTAGCTTATCTATAAATCAATATGATTGGTTAATTTCATATATTATCGAATAGGGAAacatttgaaattcatttttCCAATGCTTTATCAGATCCAAATTATAACTCAATCGAAGGCCGACCTTATTTAATTTTGCTATTTTCATCTCATGGCATGCATGGCAGATCCCGAAAGATTTAGGTTTGCAAGAGAAACATCGTTCGGGAGGAGGCATTTGAACTTTTGGAGCAAAACTCCATTCCTACTTTGGATTGTAAGTAATTTTTAACTCCAAAATAATTTCGGTCTACCTAAgcttccatttttttttattttctataaTTTTTGGTTAGAACATGAATAAATAAGAAGTAGCTAGCTAGTGTGACAATCTTTTGTCAATTTATATACAAAAGAAATATAAGATtgcataatatataattaatttacatCAAGAACAACACATATCATGATTCATGTGTGCGTCTTATCATGTACGTATAATTTACCATTTTCTAGTCGTGATTTTGATCACGTCAAGTACGTTGGCAGATCAAATTTGCAACGGTACGTATATGCCGCGACTTTTTTAGGGTCATCAAATTTGAATTCAAGTTTGGAAAAAAAACATTGGAGAAATCATGCACACACATATTCTTGATATATAGAAAATGATACAAGGTGAATATATAAGTCATTCCTGCCAAGAACAAATTACACTAGTCGGGTCGGGTCATGAGATAGATTCAACGATTTTTTTAACAAGTAGGAGATCAAAGAGATCAAGCTCTATTGATCTCAAATCGAGTTGGCTCGATCCAAGAAAATATGAGTGTGTGTAGATTCAACTTATAACCATATTAAGAGATTGTTTGCAATctctaaaaataaatgattatgaatttttttttcacaaatttgttaaaaaaaaatttataattatttatttttagagcTTGTAAACACTCTCTAAAAGTGAAAGCTACTTTCCGCAGCTATTTTGGACCTCCATGCATGATTAATTGTATATTCCTAATCGTGATTTTAATTTACAATAAATGTCTAAAACGTGAATTATctttttatttgatatatatgTGCGCGCGCATTGTGAGCACATTTATGTTGAGTTATATACGAGACCAAATTATTACATTACATTTGTTAAATTAAAAATGACTTATAAAGTCTGCGAAAAAAGGTGGGGAGAAAATCGAAGAGAAGTTGAAGTTATTATATGTTCAGGAAATTTGAGAAAAATTGGGTGTGATatcttaattataatatatattataaaataaaatcttgtgTTACGTGAGACTAGCTATAATTGTTTGTTGGCGTATATTTGTAGAACTATATGAGTCAACAATTAGATAAATATTCATTGAATTGTGTATTAATTAATAGgttcaaaataatataaaataatataaaaaagaatgatgatgatgaaaggGGAAATAAATTATAAGGCAGCGGTCATCTTATGGCCCTATATTCATTAATTATTAAGACAATTATAACGTGAATTCTTGTGAGGCGATGCTCGACACCCATGTCCCTCTCACattattatgaatttttaattttcaatttgaCTTTTTCTCATGTTAGTTATTTTTTGTTTGCAAATGCTAAGATACGTCTCTATATACGGAggtctaatttttttttcttttttattttgaaaaaaaaattaataataataaaaaaatgtttggtattttattttatttgttttaatctATATATTTGGTTACGCAGGTTTGCTTCTTTAGGCAATTTGTAAGATCTGTTCCAAAGGTTGATTATCTGACTCTAAGGCATGGATTTATCATGGTAAAACTATTGAGTAgaatttatctatttatttactcgctattttcaaaaaaattctcattattttttgtttgttaattatattttgtttcAGGCACATCTTGCTCCACAAAGCCACAACAACTTTAATTTCCAGAAATATATTAACAGATCACTCGAAGAAGACTTCAAAGTGGTGGTTGGAATAAGGTTAGTACATTATATATTGTATAAAGTTTAAGTAATGACATATCTTTATTGTTTTTCAAAAAGGATCAGTACTATAGTCTATAGTTATTAAAAAAGCAAATTATACATACATCTTGACTCGACCCGTGGTGGACCTAGACTTCTTGCTAGGTCCATGTCGAGCTAGCTAGGCTCTGCACTTTGACCTGGCATGTGCCAAACGTAAGGCGCGGGTTGTCGAGTCAGTGCATGCCTAGTGAGACATGGTCTTCGCGCTAGAGACATGTCGAGTCGCGGCTCTAGCTAGAACGAGTCATGCATGCTCGTTGAATATAAAGGCCATTGTTATTAATTCGTGCCCGGTCAAGTTGCGTTTTATACGCTGCATTACAAGTTCGATAATATATAGTCATGATCAATAGCTTGTAAACTTTGTATcgatataattttattttattcatatagATATGAACATTATCATATTACATTATTAGAATTATATATTATAGTACTCTGACATATCATTTCATTTCATCTAtgctaaaaaattttaaatatagaaATAACATAAATTATGGTCgtcttataaattataaatctaATTATTGGCAACTGATGTTAGGCTTGATTTGATTATTATTTCAGCCCACCAATCTGGGGCTTCGCTGTGCTGTTCCTTCTCTTCAATACTCATGGTGAGTACCAGATTACAATTTACACCAATGTAAATacttataatttaaaattatccaTCAATTTTCCCAAATAGAAATTCCGGATTTTTTCACCTCTAAACTTAAAAACATCGCAATTTTGGTCGTCGTTTTTTTTTCCCCTAAATTATTTGAAGTGTCGATATGATACTGAGAATTAATATGTATCATGTCATGATATTTGATATTGTTTGAGATTAATTACAATATCAATATTTGACGACTTACAAGCATATCACAAGAAACCAAAGCGGGTTATAATTTACATGGTATTTTtacaattattttattcttttttaacgtaatattatattatattaaaaagggTAGATTTTATACATGACTCACcctcataaatattaaatatttatgctAGAGGAGAGGGGATTCAAAGTCAAATAAATTGGAAATTCCGTAGAGACATAATCTTGGACTTCTTGCCCATGTAATTTCAtacgtattttatttaatttattttaatttaatttgtggACAGGCTGGTATTCCTATTTTTGGCTACCATTCATCCCATTGATTGTAAGTAGTCGATTGTCCACGTAcgcttaaattaaacttgactTTTTCCATAATTAGTTTTCAATGAaacattaaattttatttgacaTACTCTTTTCTAACAGATAATATTGCTTGTCGGGACCAAATTGCAAGTGATAATTACAAAAATGGGTCTGAGGATCCAAGAAAGAGGGGAGGTGGTGAAGGGTGTGCCAGTGGTACAACCGGGAGACCACCTTTTTTGGTTCAATCGTCCACGCCTCATTCTCTACCTCATTAATTTTGTGCTTTTCCAGGTAATTAATTCTTCAAATTTCTAtaccaaaatttataataatcttagggagtgtttgcaatcactaaaaaaaagtgattgttagcttttggcttaaaaaaatcatttttgtatgtttcttaaacctagattatgtgttagcttatgcttaacttaattaaaatccaaaagctagtcatgtggtgattatgattttccaaaagtgattctaataagaaggtcattgttaaaatcactctaatcacttatttatcaaacactaccaaactttgatttttagattttcacatttgtttccaaacactaccaacttttgatttttcttaacttttttataatctataaattaatcaattctacaaaagcacaatctattgcaaacactcccttaaaCAAAATagagattaattaaataaattaattttttttatgtttaataaTGAATATTTTGCTTCGGCCTTGCAGAATGCATTTCAACTGGCCTTCTTTGTCTGGAGTTGGGTAAGTTGCTTAATATTcaagtttttaaaaattaaggCGTTTTTTCTAAGTGTCGAACTCAAGATCTCGTCCTTAGTATCCGATGATTTAGGGttgtttataatatattttgtaattttcttgACAGTATGAATTCGGGATAAGATCCTGTTTCCATGAACATGTGGAGGATATAGTGATCAGGGTATCAATGGGGTGAGTGTTATTTAAaactaaatttatatatttattatttatctttgacttgaattaattattattttaaaatattaacaatGTAAATTAACCATGATTAATTGATAAAACAGGGTTCTCATACAGATCTTATGCAGCTATGTCACTCTGCCACTGTATGCTCTTGTGACTCAGGTATCtaaatatgtttattttgtgaagTATTCCTCaattattttgaaataaatatagaAATAATCTGTACATGAATATCTTCAC
It encodes:
- the LOC140893467 gene encoding MLO-like protein 6, whose amino-acid sequence is MAGGGGGRTLEETPTWAVAVVCFVLVTVSIVIEHIIHLIGKWLNSKNKKALYESLEKIKSELMLLGFISLLLTAGQSLISGICISKEAGATWHPCNKKQETAKYPSYVVGDEDRRRKLLMTHGGGGDGLRRILAAGATDKCAAKGKVPFVSSDGIHQLHIFIFVLALFHVLYCILTLALGRAKMRSWKAWEKESRTAEYQFSHDPERFRFARETSFGRRHLNFWSKTPFLLWIVCFFRQFVRSVPKVDYLTLRHGFIMAHLAPQSHNNFNFQKYINRSLEEDFKVVVGISPPIWGFAVLFLLFNTHGWYSYFWLPFIPLIIILLVGTKLQVIITKMGLRIQERGEVVKGVPVVQPGDHLFWFNRPRLILYLINFVLFQNAFQLAFFVWSWYEFGIRSCFHEHVEDIVIRVSMGVLIQILCSYVTLPLYALVTQMGSTMKPTIFNERVATALKNWHHTAKKHIKESKHPTPSSSRPSTPSHGMSPMHLLRHYQSEMENSPRISPRKSIYNVEHWDIDQGSHSPSTSAHGRDGSASSTLHHHNIEMGHVDHDVEHGQRDASSSQVVPLPREQHEINVRGPRDFSFDKRGGV